One stretch of Equus caballus isolate H_3958 breed thoroughbred chromosome 24, TB-T2T, whole genome shotgun sequence DNA includes these proteins:
- the DIO2 gene encoding type II iodothyronine deiodinase (The RefSeq protein has 2 substitutions compared to this genomic sequence), translating to MGILSVDLLITLQILPVFFSNCLFLALYDSVILLKHVVLLLSRSKSTRGEWRRMLTSEGMRCIWKSFLLDAYKQVKLGEDAPNSSVVHVSNPDRGDNRGNGAQGKTVDGTECHLLDFASSERPLVVNFGSATUPPFISQLPAFSKLVEEFSSVADFLLVYIDEAHPSDGWAVPGDSSLSFEVKKHQNQEDRCAAAHQLLERFSLPPQCRVVADRMDNNANVAYGVAFERVCIVQRQKIAYLGGKGPFYYNLQEVRRWLEKNFSERUNLS from the exons ATGGGCATCCTCAGCGTAGACTTGCTGATCACACTGCAAATTCTGCCAGTTTTTTTCTCCAACTGCCTCTTCCTGGCACTCTATGACTCGGTCATTCTCCTCAAGCACGTGGTGCTGCTGTTGAGCCGCTCCAAGTCCACTCGCGGGGAGTGGAGGCGCATGCTGACCTCAGAGGGAATGCGCTGCATCTGGAAGAGCTTCCTCCTCGATGCCTACAAACAG gTGAAATTGGGTGAAGATGCCCCTAATTCCAGTGTGGTGCATGTCTCCAATCCAGATAGAGGTGACAACAGAGGAAATGGTGCCCAGGGGAAGACAGTTGATGGAACTGAGTGCCATCTTCTTGACTTTGCCAGCTCTGAGCGCCCACTGGTGGTCAACTTTGGCTCAGCCACTTGACCTCCTTTTATTAGCCAGCTGCCAGCCTTCAGCAAACTGGTGGAAGAGTTCTCATCAGTGGCTGACTTCCTGTTGGTCTACATTGATGAGGCTCATCCTTCAGATGGTTGGGCGGTGCCTGGGgactcttctttgtcttttgaggTGAAGAAGCACCAGAACCAGGAAGACCGATGTGCTGCAGCCCACCAGCTTCTGGAGCGTTTCTCCTTGCCGCCCCAGTGCCGAGTTGTGGCTGACCGTATGGACAATAATGCCAATGTAGCTTATGGGGTAGCCTTTGAACGTGTGTGTATTGTGCAGAGACAGAAAATTGCTTATCTAGGAGGAAAGGGCCCCTTCTACTACAACCTTCAAGAAGTCCGGCGTTGGCTGGAGAAGAATTTCAGCGAGAGATGAAATCTAAGTTAG